Proteins co-encoded in one Methylomonas albis genomic window:
- a CDS encoding methyl-accepting chemotaxis protein — translation MLDPHGNQTGSQDFSLRKLLTVLTVTVAALLVVGNVFVWITHSHLQTAETEKQRLVNASLAFKDVRYHVVQIQQFLTDASVVGEDDYNEALTEKNAAHAKLASLLAMMPELTLEINQADQSVGALYATGELMANAYFHHGREAGNLIMKTPEDGFDAASEILANKLNQLASKLERQVSTASQQQNQMQSQMFAVSATVAGLALLLIVSTNIWLTRKLFTVLGGEPSYASKIAGSIAKGQLDIDVATEKNDTTSLLAIMKLMGQELTAHMRQINAVSKQIGQSSYQISNISGGISNANRSEQAQSSDVKAATEELRATTEEVERFSVEIRQRTQETQNTAQRGIIAVNENLEEMHRVVNEVENAEAKTLALRQANRQIQDITVTIRNITEQTNLLALNAAIEAARAGEYGRGFAVVADEVRKLAQNASGATAEIASIIAELTDIIEDNTLAMGSIIRTTKQGMEKAEMTSLVINEIVGQIEENAGTAQQISKITQYQLDNVNQLQTRVQALFEALGQNESKVNITQTISDDLYVVTEKMRTMLEHFSFNSQWTTKPSANENRKFPRSDHYLLAHIEIDDLVLDGVTADFSMSGACLRMPIALPRPVNSAIAIQLRIPYDNIQQYETQPPLELACSIVWYKTVDGEHHYGVKFNEFLPPETTQSLKTCFAFFNQSATY, via the coding sequence ATGCTTGATCCCCATGGCAATCAAACCGGATCCCAGGATTTCTCCTTACGCAAACTGCTAACCGTATTAACGGTGACAGTGGCTGCGTTGCTGGTAGTTGGCAATGTCTTTGTCTGGATTACCCACAGTCATCTACAAACAGCGGAGACCGAAAAGCAGCGACTGGTAAACGCTTCGTTGGCGTTTAAAGATGTTCGTTATCATGTCGTGCAAATCCAGCAGTTTCTTACCGATGCCTCCGTGGTTGGCGAAGACGATTACAACGAAGCCTTGACGGAAAAAAATGCCGCTCATGCCAAATTGGCGAGTTTATTGGCGATGATGCCGGAATTAACTTTAGAGATTAACCAAGCCGATCAGTCCGTGGGCGCGCTTTATGCCACCGGCGAACTCATGGCGAATGCCTATTTTCACCACGGCCGTGAAGCCGGCAACCTTATTATGAAAACCCCGGAGGATGGGTTCGACGCTGCCTCGGAAATCCTGGCCAATAAACTGAATCAGCTTGCCAGCAAATTGGAACGTCAAGTGAGCACTGCCTCGCAACAACAAAACCAGATGCAAAGCCAAATGTTTGCCGTCAGCGCCACGGTTGCCGGCTTGGCTTTGCTATTGATAGTGTCCACTAATATCTGGCTAACCCGAAAGCTATTTACAGTGTTGGGCGGCGAGCCGAGCTACGCATCTAAAATTGCCGGCAGTATCGCCAAGGGCCAATTGGACATTGATGTCGCCACCGAGAAAAACGACACCACCAGTTTGCTGGCAATTATGAAACTTATGGGCCAGGAACTGACCGCCCATATGCGCCAGATCAACGCAGTAAGTAAGCAAATAGGCCAATCTTCCTACCAAATATCCAATATTTCCGGGGGCATTTCCAATGCCAACCGTTCGGAACAGGCCCAATCTTCTGATGTAAAAGCAGCTACCGAAGAATTACGCGCCACTACCGAAGAAGTCGAACGCTTTTCGGTCGAGATCCGCCAGCGCACCCAAGAAACGCAAAACACCGCGCAGAGAGGTATTATCGCTGTTAACGAAAATCTTGAAGAAATGCATCGAGTAGTCAATGAAGTGGAAAATGCGGAAGCTAAAACCCTAGCCCTGCGCCAAGCCAATCGGCAAATTCAGGATATTACCGTCACCATCCGTAACATCACCGAACAAACCAATTTATTGGCGTTAAACGCCGCCATTGAAGCGGCCAGAGCTGGTGAATACGGCAGAGGCTTTGCAGTGGTAGCCGATGAAGTGCGAAAACTGGCACAAAACGCGTCCGGTGCTACTGCCGAAATTGCCAGCATTATTGCCGAGTTAACCGACATCATTGAAGATAACACACTCGCGATGGGTTCCATCATCCGAACCACTAAACAAGGCATGGAAAAAGCTGAAATGACCAGCCTGGTGATTAATGAAATTGTCGGCCAGATAGAAGAAAACGCCGGTACCGCCCAACAAATCTCCAAAATCACCCAATACCAACTGGATAACGTCAACCAGTTGCAGACCAGAGTCCAAGCCCTATTTGAGGCGCTGGGCCAGAACGAATCAAAAGTGAATATTACCCAGACTATCAGCGACGATCTTTATGTGGTCACGGAAAAAATGCGCACCATGCTCGAACACTTCAGTTTCAACTCGCAATGGACGACCAAGCCATCGGCCAACGAAAATCGCAAATTCCCGCGCAGCGACCATTATTTACTAGCACATATTGAAATCGACGACTTGGTGCTTGACGGGGTCACTGCTGATTTCAGCATGTCCGGCGCCTGTCTGCGTATGCCCATAGCACTACCCCGGCCGGTAAACAGCGCCATCGCTATTCAGCTACGTATTCCTTATGACAATATTCAGCAATATGAAACTCAACCACCGCTGGAGCTGGCGTGCAGCATAGTTTGGTACAAAACTGTCGACGGCGAGCACCATTACGGCGTCAAATTCAACGAATTCCTGCCACCCGAAACCACGCAGAGCTTAAAAACCTGTTTCGCCTTTTTTAACCAGTCGGCGACATATTAG
- a CDS encoding GGDEF domain-containing protein, which produces MSKGTTYIPFYDFSPSLNAGYLKQILPLLVSHNVAANPINYAIWYDYVAGGNPALTKAVNLLLEEHKSFDCDNSVELYRSHICNASLESFEHINKQLHKAIEQATSAINDTYNKAEETNDSFQKKSVILENSTISDGLKIIFQEIIQETKSLAMTSQAMQAKLTEANHEMEQLRTELAEVRQIATTDGLTGLLNRRAFDMTLVEIIDQSQPDTACLTMLDIDHFKRVNDTYGHTVGDNVIKYVASLMRKHAEDHHHVARYGGEELAIIMPNTSQEKAIQISENIRNAMEASRLQRKNDNQSLGTITLSIGVARLQVGDNPESFIVRADNALYKAKQSGRNRVIHS; this is translated from the coding sequence ATGAGTAAAGGCACCACTTACATACCGTTTTACGATTTCTCGCCCAGCCTTAACGCCGGCTACCTCAAACAAATCCTGCCACTCCTGGTGAGTCATAACGTTGCGGCCAATCCTATCAATTACGCGATTTGGTACGATTATGTGGCCGGTGGCAACCCGGCCTTAACCAAAGCCGTGAATTTGTTACTCGAAGAACACAAGTCCTTCGATTGCGACAACAGCGTAGAGCTTTACAGATCTCATATTTGTAATGCGTCTTTGGAATCTTTTGAGCACATCAACAAGCAGTTGCACAAGGCTATCGAACAAGCCACCAGCGCGATCAACGACACCTATAACAAAGCCGAAGAAACCAACGACAGCTTTCAGAAAAAATCGGTCATTTTGGAGAATTCCACCATATCCGACGGGTTGAAAATTATCTTTCAGGAAATCATCCAGGAAACCAAATCGTTGGCAATGACCAGTCAAGCCATGCAAGCCAAGCTGACTGAAGCTAATCACGAAATGGAGCAATTACGCACCGAACTGGCTGAAGTCAGGCAAATCGCCACTACTGACGGCTTAACCGGCTTGTTGAATAGACGTGCGTTCGACATGACCTTAGTCGAAATCATCGATCAATCCCAACCCGATACCGCCTGCCTGACCATGCTGGATATAGATCATTTCAAACGCGTTAACGATACTTACGGCCATACCGTCGGTGACAATGTCATCAAATATGTAGCGTCTTTGATGAGGAAACATGCAGAAGATCATCATCACGTGGCGCGTTACGGCGGCGAGGAATTGGCTATCATCATGCCCAACACCAGCCAAGAAAAGGCGATACAAATATCCGAAAATATTCGCAACGCGATGGAAGCCAGCCGCTTGCAGCGCAAAAATGATAATCAATCGCTAGGCACCATCACCCTGTCGATCGGCGTTGCCAGATTACAAGTAGGCGACAACCCGGAAAGCTTTATCGTCCGAGCCGATAACGCCCTGTATAAAGCCAAGCAGAGTGGCCGAAATCGGGTAATACATTCATAG
- a CDS encoding dicarboxylate/amino acid:cation symporter, giving the protein MKVALNTQIFLGTLVGIALGLGFAKLGPEAAVTKQGLYFCGLLSTLFIDLLKMVLVPLVFTSIAVGVANLRMHSQLHRVWMSTLGFFALSMVLAILLGLGAANCFEPGKGLNLDLFQNAGQDFAAKQMTFAEFIASFLHGLFINPFAALAQANVLAIVMFALLLGIALVVGGDRYRNILLLMQEGLELMLRLVGWIMRLAPFGIMALLAKLLATQNMALLSSLAEFIAVVVGSTLLHGFVVLPLLLFLVTKLTPLTFFRGSREALITAFATSSSSATLPVTLRCAERYLHVKPSIAGFVVPLGATMNMDGTALYEAAAALFVANLAGIELDLAQQLIVCFTTMIAAIGAPGIPSAGMVTMMMVLQSVGLPPEAIAILLPIDRILDTVRTMVNVEGDMVGSLVVQHLTER; this is encoded by the coding sequence TTGAAAGTCGCATTAAACACACAAATTTTTCTTGGCACTCTAGTTGGTATAGCGCTGGGATTAGGCTTTGCCAAGCTTGGACCGGAAGCTGCTGTTACCAAACAAGGTCTCTACTTTTGCGGTCTATTGAGTACTTTATTCATAGACTTGTTGAAAATGGTGTTGGTGCCCTTGGTGTTTACCTCCATCGCGGTGGGAGTCGCCAATTTGCGCATGCACAGCCAATTGCATCGGGTCTGGATGTCCACGCTGGGCTTTTTCGCACTGTCTATGGTCTTGGCTATTCTGTTGGGCCTAGGCGCAGCCAATTGTTTCGAGCCGGGAAAGGGCTTGAATTTGGACCTGTTCCAGAACGCTGGTCAGGATTTTGCAGCCAAGCAAATGACGTTTGCCGAATTCATCGCCAGCTTTCTGCACGGTCTATTTATCAATCCGTTCGCTGCTCTGGCGCAAGCCAATGTGCTGGCCATTGTGATGTTTGCGTTGTTGTTAGGTATCGCCTTAGTGGTGGGTGGCGACCGTTACCGTAATATATTGCTGTTGATGCAGGAAGGCTTGGAGTTGATGCTACGCTTGGTAGGCTGGATCATGCGGCTGGCGCCGTTCGGCATTATGGCCTTGCTGGCAAAGTTGCTGGCGACACAGAACATGGCATTGTTGAGCAGCCTGGCCGAGTTTATAGCGGTGGTGGTGGGGTCGACATTGCTGCATGGTTTCGTCGTGTTGCCCCTATTATTGTTTCTTGTCACCAAGCTTACGCCGTTAACGTTTTTTCGCGGTTCACGCGAAGCGTTGATAACCGCGTTTGCTACCAGTTCCAGCTCCGCGACATTGCCGGTAACCTTGCGCTGCGCTGAGCGGTATCTGCACGTTAAACCCAGTATCGCCGGTTTTGTGGTGCCGCTGGGCGCTACAATGAATATGGACGGCACCGCACTATACGAAGCTGCCGCAGCGCTATTTGTCGCTAATTTAGCAGGTATTGAGCTAGATTTAGCTCAACAATTGATCGTGTGTTTTACCACGATGATTGCCGCTATCGGCGCGCCGGGTATTCCTAGCGCCGGCATGGTGACCATGATGATGGTGTTGCAATCAGTAGGTTTGCCGCCCGAGGCCATTGCCATATTGTTACCAATAGACCGTATCCTGGATACCGTAAGGACCATGGTCAACGTCGAGGGTGATATGGTGGGCAGTTTGGTGGTGCAGCACCTGACTGAGCGCTAA
- a CDS encoding YchJ family protein — protein MTTTTNTTETCLCGSGLHYPECCGRYHGGKHYPSTAEALMRSRFSAYARRDVDYLLNTWDTGKRPAAIDFSKETAQWQKLTIVGTKKGTAHDNKGIVEFKAFYQQDGEDYFMHEISRFVKTHSRWLYLDGVIKAAGKVAAMTDTGKNAPCSCGSGKKFKRCCGR, from the coding sequence ATGACGACAACCACAAACACCACCGAAACATGTTTATGCGGCTCCGGCCTGCATTATCCGGAATGCTGTGGCCGTTATCACGGCGGCAAACACTACCCGTCAACGGCGGAAGCCTTGATGCGCTCGCGCTTTAGCGCTTATGCCCGGCGCGACGTGGACTATTTATTAAACACTTGGGACACCGGCAAACGGCCGGCAGCTATCGACTTTTCCAAGGAAACCGCGCAATGGCAAAAATTGACCATAGTCGGCACAAAAAAAGGCACTGCGCATGACAACAAAGGCATTGTCGAGTTTAAGGCATTCTACCAACAAGACGGCGAAGACTATTTCATGCACGAAATCAGTCGTTTCGTTAAAACCCATTCGCGTTGGCTCTATCTGGATGGCGTGATCAAGGCAGCCGGTAAAGTCGCAGCGATGACTGACACTGGCAAGAATGCGCCTTGTTCCTGCGGCAGCGGCAAGAAATTTAAACGTTGCTGCGGGCGCTAA
- the trmL gene encoding tRNA (uridine(34)/cytosine(34)/5-carboxymethylaminomethyluridine(34)-2'-O)-methyltransferase TrmL, with protein sequence MIDIVLFEPEIPANTGNIIRLCANTGAHLHLIQPLGFDLDDKRLRRAGLDYHEWVSIRQYGSLHDYVEKAQPPRLFALTTKGNTGYSEVRYQTGDALLFGPETRGLPAAFLSQHPAERQLYLPMRKESRSLNLSNTVAIVLYEAWKQLGFQDALR encoded by the coding sequence ATGATCGATATTGTCTTGTTCGAGCCGGAAATACCGGCCAATACCGGCAATATAATCCGTTTATGTGCGAACACCGGTGCGCATCTGCATTTAATCCAGCCTTTGGGCTTTGATTTGGACGACAAACGTTTGCGTCGCGCCGGGCTGGATTATCATGAATGGGTGAGCATTCGCCAGTACGGTTCGTTGCACGATTACGTCGAAAAAGCCCAGCCCCCACGTTTATTTGCGTTAACTACCAAAGGCAACACCGGTTATAGCGAGGTGCGCTATCAAACCGGAGATGCCTTGTTATTCGGCCCGGAAACGCGGGGCTTGCCAGCTGCATTTCTGAGTCAGCATCCGGCTGAACGGCAGCTTTATTTGCCGATGCGTAAGGAAAGTCGCAGCCTCAATCTCTCCAATACCGTCGCGATAGTGCTTTATGAAGCCTGGAAACAATTGGGTTTTCAGGATGCGTTACGCTGA
- a CDS encoding glycogen/starch/alpha-glucan phosphorylase has translation MPHRVFHKSNPAADITRLPKLGMDKKHFIADFKHYYSHRLGRDQNCRSPHYAYEALSLAISDRLVERWKKTYNVYRDSDCKKAFYLSMEFLMGRSLSNAMLNLGVDDIITQALYDLGLEAEELIESEPDAGLGNGGLGRLAACFIDSCATLQLPVTGYGLRYEYGMFSQQIVNGEQIERPDHWLRMGNVWEIERPEYMHRIKFGGHTQMHIDEKGNKRSSWLDTHDVIAMPYDTPVPGYKNGTVNTLRLWKAIATEEFNLEEFNAGDYAEAVAEKNTAENITMVLYPNDANENGKALRLQQQYLLASASLQDVIANWVGRHGNNFSKFAEKNCFQLNDTHPSIAVAELMRLLMDIHGLSWKEAWNITRNTMAYTNHTLLPEALEKWSVNLMQNLLPRLMEIIFEINAHFMAEVSAHWPGDNPRMARMSIIEEGHQKQVRMAFLALVGSFSVNGVAELHSKLLQEGLFRDFYELWPQKFNNKTNGVTPRRWLAGCNPELAEFITATIGNSWLTDLSQLSKLAPYAEDTTFRQKWYDLNRASKQRLVDYKKEEHDIEINVDALFDVQVKRIHEYKRQILNVLHVIHLYDRIKRGDTQNWVDRCVLIGGKAAPGYVMAKKIIKLINNVGNVINGDPDVGEKLRLVFMPNYCVSAMEKICPGADLSEQISTAGKEASGTGNMKFMMNGALTIGTLDGANIEIREEVGAENFFLFGLTETEVEALRPHYDPSWFINQDGDLQGVMRLLECGHFNQFEPGIFDDIIASIKSPHDPWMTIADFRSYLDAQKRVEETWRDQDRWTKMSILNTAASGKFSTDRTISEYNREIWKLSPVDVEKY, from the coding sequence ATGCCGCATAGAGTCTTTCATAAAAGTAACCCCGCCGCCGATATTACCAGGCTCCCCAAGTTGGGCATGGATAAAAAGCATTTCATTGCCGATTTCAAACATTATTACAGTCATCGGCTCGGACGCGACCAAAATTGCCGTTCCCCTCATTACGCTTACGAGGCCTTATCTTTGGCGATCAGCGACCGCTTGGTCGAGCGCTGGAAGAAAACCTATAACGTCTATCGTGACTCCGATTGTAAAAAAGCCTTCTATCTGTCAATGGAGTTTTTGATGGGGCGCTCGCTGAGCAATGCGATGTTGAATTTGGGTGTGGACGACATCATTACGCAAGCCTTGTATGATCTGGGGCTGGAAGCCGAGGAACTGATAGAAAGCGAACCCGATGCCGGCTTGGGTAACGGTGGTTTGGGGCGTTTAGCGGCTTGCTTCATTGACAGTTGTGCGACCTTGCAATTACCGGTCACCGGCTACGGTTTGCGTTACGAATACGGTATGTTTTCTCAACAAATCGTCAACGGCGAGCAAATTGAAAGACCGGATCATTGGTTGCGGATGGGCAATGTATGGGAAATCGAACGGCCGGAATACATGCATCGCATCAAATTCGGCGGCCACACGCAAATGCATATCGATGAAAAAGGCAACAAGCGCAGTAGTTGGCTGGATACGCACGATGTAATTGCAATGCCTTACGATACGCCGGTACCAGGTTATAAAAACGGCACGGTGAACACCTTGCGTTTGTGGAAAGCCATCGCCACCGAGGAATTTAATTTAGAGGAATTCAATGCCGGCGATTACGCCGAAGCGGTAGCCGAGAAAAACACCGCAGAGAACATCACGATGGTGCTGTATCCCAACGATGCCAACGAAAACGGCAAAGCCTTGCGCCTGCAACAGCAATATTTGTTAGCCTCGGCCAGCTTGCAGGACGTGATCGCTAATTGGGTAGGTCGCCATGGCAACAATTTCAGTAAATTCGCAGAGAAAAACTGCTTCCAGCTCAATGATACTCACCCCAGCATCGCAGTCGCCGAACTGATGCGTTTGTTGATGGATATTCACGGTTTGTCTTGGAAAGAAGCCTGGAATATCACCCGCAATACCATGGCTTATACGAATCACACCTTGTTGCCGGAAGCGCTGGAAAAATGGTCGGTTAATCTGATGCAGAATTTGTTGCCGCGCTTGATGGAAATCATTTTTGAGATCAACGCGCACTTCATGGCTGAAGTCTCGGCGCATTGGCCCGGCGATAACCCACGCATGGCGCGGATGTCCATTATCGAAGAAGGCCATCAAAAGCAGGTGCGGATGGCCTTTTTGGCACTCGTTGGCAGCTTCTCGGTTAACGGCGTTGCCGAGCTACATTCCAAATTACTGCAGGAAGGGCTGTTTAGAGACTTTTACGAACTCTGGCCGCAGAAGTTTAACAACAAAACTAATGGTGTTACCCCTCGGCGCTGGCTGGCCGGCTGTAATCCGGAATTGGCGGAATTCATTACCGCAACCATCGGTAATAGCTGGCTTACCGATCTCTCGCAATTGTCTAAATTAGCACCGTACGCGGAGGACACCACGTTCAGACAAAAATGGTACGACTTAAATCGTGCCAGCAAACAGCGCCTGGTCGATTACAAAAAAGAAGAGCACGACATCGAGATCAATGTCGATGCTTTGTTTGATGTGCAAGTCAAACGTATCCACGAATACAAGCGGCAGATTCTGAATGTGCTGCATGTGATCCATCTTTACGATCGTATCAAGCGCGGCGATACCCAAAACTGGGTGGATCGCTGCGTCCTGATCGGCGGCAAGGCTGCGCCAGGTTATGTGATGGCGAAAAAAATCATCAAGCTGATCAACAATGTCGGTAACGTCATCAATGGCGATCCCGACGTTGGCGAAAAACTTAGATTGGTATTTATGCCCAATTATTGCGTGTCGGCGATGGAGAAAATCTGTCCTGGTGCGGATTTGTCGGAGCAAATCTCGACCGCTGGTAAGGAAGCGTCCGGCACCGGCAACATGAAATTCATGATGAACGGGGCGCTGACTATCGGTACTTTGGACGGCGCCAATATCGAAATTCGCGAAGAGGTTGGTGCCGAGAATTTCTTCTTGTTCGGTTTAACCGAAACCGAAGTCGAGGCCCTCCGGCCGCATTACGACCCTAGCTGGTTTATCAATCAGGACGGCGATTTGCAAGGCGTCATGCGTTTGTTGGAATGCGGGCATTTCAATCAATTCGAGCCGGGCATTTTCGATGACATCATTGCTTCGATTAAAAGTCCGCATGATCCCTGGATGACTATTGCCGATTTTCGCAGTTATCTGGATGCGCAAAAACGTGTCGAGGAAACTTGGCGTGACCAGGATCGCTGGACCAAAATGAGCATTCTCAACACAGCGGCCAGCGGCAAGTTTTCCACTGATAGGACCATTAGCGAATACAATCGCGAAATCTGGAAACTGTCGCCGGTGGACGTGGAAAAATACTAA
- the secA gene encoding preprotein translocase subunit SecA, translated as MLGKLVKLVVGSRNDRLVKKKRKLVKKVNVLATEYEKLSDAALQGKTQEFRDRLAQGEKLDNLLPEAFATVREASTRVFGMRHFDVQLIGGMVLHNGKIAEMKTGEGKTLMATLAAYLNALPGKGVHVVTVNDYLARRDAEWMGKLYGFLGLTTGVIVSDLNHEERQVAYAADITYGTNNEFGFDYLRDNMAFSLEQKVQRELNFAIVDEVDSILIDEARTPLIISGQAEGSTDVYLKTNQIIPYLTKQEKSDDPEKQEQMPGDYAVDEKSRQIHLTEAGYEHVEKLLAEHGLIADGSTLYEAANIRLMHYLNASLRAHVLFQKDVDYVVKDGQVIIVDEFTGRMMSGRRWSEGLHQAMEAKESVSIQNENQTLASITFQNYFRLYTKLSGMTGTADTEAFELNKIYGLEVVVIPTHRPMIRKDKGDLVYLSAREKYNAVIEDIKDCVERGQPVLVGTTSIENSELISAMLQKQNIRHEVLNAKQHEREAHIIENAGMPGAVTIATNMAGRGTDIVLGGNMNAELAALGPDASEADKEKARGAWMDRHQTVLASGGLHVIGSERHESRRIDNQLRGRSGRQGDPGSTRFYLSLEDDLMRIFASERVAGLMQKLGMEEGEAIEHPWVTRSIESAQRKVENRNFDIRKEILAYDDVANDQRKVIYAQRNELMAAEDINDIVNAIRADVLNDVITEYIPPKTMEEQWNVRGLESHLQQEFNLQMPLVDMLDNDRTLNEPKLRQLIIEKAEQESHAREEAVGVQVLRHFEKSVMLQVLDNSWKEHLAAMDQLRQGIHFRGYAQKDPKQEYKRESFQMFTSLLTHIKEEVVGILAKVQVAREEDVQAIDEQRQAPLEMHYEHAEAHSIFEDEPMVQTAQPDSESESAEQPFVRLGNKVGRNDPCPCGSGKKYKQCHGKLN; from the coding sequence ATGCTGGGTAAGCTGGTTAAATTGGTAGTTGGCAGCCGTAACGACAGGCTGGTCAAGAAGAAACGCAAGCTAGTCAAGAAAGTAAATGTCCTGGCCACCGAATACGAAAAATTATCCGACGCGGCCTTGCAAGGGAAAACACAGGAATTTCGCGACCGACTTGCCCAAGGCGAAAAGCTAGACAATTTACTCCCAGAAGCCTTTGCTACCGTGCGGGAAGCATCGACCCGTGTGTTTGGCATGCGTCATTTCGACGTGCAGTTGATCGGCGGTATGGTGTTGCATAACGGCAAGATTGCCGAGATGAAAACCGGTGAGGGTAAAACCCTGATGGCAACCCTGGCCGCCTATTTAAATGCCTTGCCGGGCAAAGGCGTGCATGTGGTGACTGTGAACGACTACTTGGCGCGCCGCGACGCGGAATGGATGGGTAAACTCTACGGTTTCCTGGGCTTGACCACCGGTGTAATCGTCAGTGATTTGAACCATGAGGAACGGCAAGTCGCCTATGCCGCAGACATCACTTACGGCACCAACAATGAATTTGGTTTCGACTATCTGCGCGACAACATGGCCTTCAGTTTGGAACAAAAAGTTCAGCGCGAACTGAATTTTGCCATCGTCGACGAGGTTGACTCGATTTTGATCGACGAAGCCAGAACGCCGTTGATCATCTCCGGTCAGGCGGAGGGCAGTACCGATGTTTACCTGAAAACCAATCAAATCATCCCGTATCTGACTAAACAGGAAAAGTCCGACGATCCGGAAAAACAGGAGCAAATGCCTGGCGATTATGCTGTAGACGAAAAATCTCGGCAGATCCATTTGACCGAGGCCGGTTACGAGCATGTCGAGAAACTATTGGCGGAGCACGGCTTGATAGCTGATGGTTCGACATTATACGAGGCTGCCAATATCCGCTTGATGCACTATCTGAATGCGTCGTTGCGGGCTCATGTGCTATTCCAAAAAGATGTGGATTACGTGGTTAAGGACGGTCAGGTCATTATCGTCGACGAATTCACCGGTCGGATGATGAGTGGACGGCGTTGGTCTGAGGGTTTGCATCAAGCGATGGAAGCGAAAGAAAGCGTGTCTATCCAGAATGAAAACCAAACGTTGGCCTCCATCACCTTCCAGAATTATTTCCGTCTGTACACCAAGTTGTCCGGTATGACCGGCACCGCCGACACCGAAGCGTTCGAGTTGAATAAAATCTACGGTCTGGAAGTGGTGGTGATTCCTACCCATAGACCGATGATTCGCAAAGACAAAGGCGATTTGGTTTATCTGTCGGCGCGGGAAAAATACAATGCAGTGATCGAAGACATTAAAGATTGCGTAGAGCGTGGCCAGCCAGTGTTGGTCGGTACTACTTCGATCGAGAACTCCGAGCTGATCTCAGCCATGTTGCAAAAGCAAAACATCCGCCATGAAGTGTTGAATGCCAAGCAGCACGAGCGCGAAGCGCACATCATCGAAAATGCCGGTATGCCAGGCGCTGTCACTATCGCCACCAATATGGCCGGTCGCGGTACCGACATCGTGTTGGGAGGCAATATGAATGCCGAACTGGCTGCCTTGGGTCCGGATGCCAGTGAAGCCGATAAAGAAAAAGCGCGCGGTGCTTGGATGGATAGACATCAGACAGTATTAGCCAGCGGTGGTCTGCATGTGATCGGTTCGGAACGTCATGAGTCGCGGCGGATCGACAACCAGCTGCGTGGCCGTTCCGGCCGGCAGGGTGATCCCGGTTCCACCCGTTTTTATCTGTCTCTCGAAGACGACTTGATGCGGATTTTTGCGTCCGAGCGGGTAGCCGGTTTGATGCAAAAACTGGGTATGGAAGAAGGCGAAGCCATCGAGCATCCTTGGGTGACGCGTTCCATCGAAAGCGCGCAACGCAAAGTAGAGAATCGCAACTTCGATATTCGAAAAGAAATTCTGGCTTACGACGATGTGGCCAACGATCAGCGCAAGGTTATTTACGCGCAACGTAATGAGTTGATGGCGGCCGAGGATATTAACGACATCGTCAACGCGATTCGTGCCGACGTCCTGAACGATGTAATCACCGAATACATTCCGCCGAAAACCATGGAAGAACAGTGGAATGTGCGCGGCTTGGAAAGTCATTTGCAGCAAGAGTTTAATCTGCAGATGCCGTTGGTGGACATGCTGGACAATGACCGCACGTTGAACGAACCGAAATTGCGCCAGTTAATTATTGAAAAAGCCGAGCAGGAAAGTCACGCCCGCGAAGAAGCTGTAGGCGTTCAAGTATTGCGCCATTTTGAAAAATCGGTAATGTTGCAAGTGCTGGATAATAGCTGGAAAGAACATTTGGCGGCGATGGATCAGTTGCGCCAAGGCATCCATTTCAGAGGCTATGCGCAGAAAGATCCCAAGCAGGAATACAAGCGCGAGTCCTTCCAAATGTTTACCAGCCTGTTGACTCATATCAAGGAGGAAGTGGTAGGAATACTCGCCAAAGTGCAAGTGGCGCGCGAAGAAGATGTGCAAGCGATTGATGAACAACGCCAGGCGCCGCTGGAAATGCATTACGAACATGCGGAAGCCCATTCGATTTTTGAAGACGAGCCGATGGTACAAACAGCCCAGCCCGATTCAGAATCGGAGAGTGCGGAGCAACCTTTTGTCAGGCTCGGCAACAAAGTGGGCCGTAATGATCCTTGCCCTTGCGGTTCCGGCAAAAAGTACAAGCAATGCCACGGCAAATTAAACTGA